From Nitrospiraceae bacterium:
AAAAAGAATTTGCCGTTGAGCGTGCCGACCCAGGTATCTACGTTAAGGGCGACGGCATTTGTGAGTGAAAACGCATTGACCCGTTCGCCCATTCCTTCGATGGCAATGTTAGGGGTCAATCGGTACCCCAAGCGAAAATTAAAACCGAATTCATTATCGACTTCCACCGATGTGTCAAAATCTTCAATGCCATACAATCCGCCACCACCCAGATAGAATCCTGGCCAGCTATAATCTCCGGCATCCTCGGCCAACACGGTAGAGCCTAACGCGAGTACCGCAAATGCGATAAGCCCCAGCTTTAGATAAAGTATGAAAGTTGAACCTTTCTTTAAATCTATTAATCAATATGCCGGATGGCGCATGATCTACGCCTTCAATGGAGAAAGGGACTATTTAAATTTTATAGCTGTCCCTTTAACCGTTGTGCAGGTAAAAGAAAAGACATTATAAATGGGAATAAAACCATACAAGCTACTTTCCGCTGTAACATTAAGCAAGGCATCTCCTCCTGTTTTCTCCAACGCTATGTTTACCGCTTTTTCAAAGTCGGAGTTTCCCCATGGAATGATGGCGAGGAGAAAATACCGGCAAGCTTTTCCTTCTGTTGGGCCAAGTTCTTCATACCCTTGACTATTTTTTAGAAGGGAAGAAGGGTCCGCCGAACTTTTGGTCACGATTCCCAAGCGTCCCGCAGTACTACACCCGGCGAAAAAAATAAAAGCTAGGAAGATTAACACCCCATTTCGCATTTCTGACCTCCTTGTTTGTAATAACCCCTCATTTTCCAGCGAAAAGATACCTTGTGCTTTCCGAATATCTTAGCAAGGACCTTGTGTGAGGAAACTGTCCTGGGACAGGCCTCTTATTAGGAGAATTACTCATGGTGAGGCTGCATGTCCCTTGGTTACCTAGAGAGATGGGTGAGAAAGTTTTTATCGTGGGAAAGAGGTTTTGTGCAGGGGTTTTTTATGGGAAAATCCTGTGGGATATCAGGTTATACGTGCCTGCTCAGGAGATATTTGCCTGAAGCATTTAATGGGGTGTTGACTTTGGGGGGGAAAGTAAGAAGGGAGCTATAGTTTTGAGGCTGATCCGGGAGGAGACGCCAAGCTTTTGATATAGATTTAAGAGATGGAATTTGACGGTTCTGGGTGAAATTCTCAGATTGGTGGAAATGGCCTCATTCGACAGTCCTTGGCCTACCGCCCGTAATATTTGTTGTTCCCGGTAGGTCAGGGGATGTCGCAGGCGAGGCAAGTGAGTGGGAGCTGGGGTGGAGGGTAAAGGATCTGAGGGGGCAAGGGTGAGGTGTGGGAAATCATTGACTAAGCCGAGGACATGGTTAGTCAACGGGAAAAATCTAATTATTGTTTGGAAAGTTCGTTGGCCTTTTTGATGAAAGACGAGGGACAGAAATCCAGGTGCCTGTGTGAAGATGGTGTGTCGAATTTTGCTTAAAATGGCTTGAGCCGTATCACTAGGCAATATGTCAGCAACCATTGCCCCCTTTAGTCGTGCGGGACCGAAGAAATGGCCATAGATAGGATTGGGAAACGAGAAGTCCACATACCGGCCGTATTCATCCCAGAGGAAGACTTTATGGGGTGGAATGTCCCGGATCATATCCCAATTGAGAGCAGCATCTGCACCAGCGTCTTCCTTGGGGATTTGTGTGACTGACTGGCTGGATGCCAAAGGGACAGCTCCAGGCCTATTGAGATCTGGTAGGAGTGGTAAGGGATTGGCGGAAAGCGCTGGAGGCATCTATGGATAAACCTTATTCGTTCACGATGTTTTTCTTCTCAAGGTAAGAAAGGTTTCCAAGGGAAAGGTTAGCGGTTATACCTAAGAGAGGGCGTCGTTGGGGATAATCTGTTTGGAGGGTGTACAAAGTATGAAAAGCCTCTCAAGAAGCACGAATAATGTCAATACGCCGGTTGGAGGAGAAGGGGAAGGTTTGCCAAAGTTGGGGCAAAGATTTTCTTTTCCGTCACCCGGCTTTCCTGAGGTGCCATCGAAGTGGGCGGTATGATTGTTAGAGGAGAGAGTCCTTGGTGTCAGATCTATGCCTCAAAGACAGGGGCCAAGGTATCCTGATGGGGGCTTCGTGATGGTACAGTAGAGGAGTGGGGCACCCTGAAGCTTCATCACCAACAATTCAGAATCGAAGTCCTGATGTAGTAGTTGCATTTTTTGGCTTGGTGCCTTATCCGAGCGGGAGTAGATGGATGTTTGAACGGAGGGTAATCTTATCGCCACATTAAGGGTTCACGGAATCATGATCGAATGTGTTCGGGGGAATATTGCGAATCAGCCTGATATGGAGGCCATCGTGAATGCCGCCAATGCGCAGTTGCGGAGTGGCGGCGGGGTGGCTGGGGCAATTCACCGCGCGGCAGGGCCTGGGTTGGAAGAAGAAGGCCGGGCACTGGCTCCTATCCGTCCTGGCCAAGCAGTCATCACGGGGGCACATGGTCTGCCTAACCGTTTTGTCATCCACTGTCTCGGGCCCATCTTCGGCCAGGACAAACCGGAGGCTGACCTGCTGGCCTCCTGTTATCGCCATGCCCTTCAGTTAGCCGATCGGCATCAAATTCGATCTATTGCCTTCCCGGCTATTTCGACGGGCATCTTTGGGTATCCGTTGGAGGGCGCCACTCGCGTGGCCTTGACGGCCATT
This genomic window contains:
- a CDS encoding macro domain-containing protein, coding for MIECVRGNIANQPDMEAIVNAANAQLRSGGGVAGAIHRAAGPGLEEEGRALAPIRPGQAVITGAHGLPNRFVIHCLGPIFGQDKPEADLLASCYRHALQLADRHQIRSIAFPAISTGIFGYPLEGATRVALTAI
- a CDS encoding helix-turn-helix transcriptional regulator → MIRDIPPHKVFLWDEYGRYVDFSFPNPIYGHFFGPARLKGAMVADILPSDTAQAILSKIRHTIFTQAPGFLSLVFHQKGQRTFQTIIRFFPLTNHVLGLVNDFPHLTLAPSDPLPSTPAPTHLPRLRHPLTYREQQILRAVGQGLSNEAISTNLRISPRTVKFHLLNLYQKLGVSSRISLKTIAPFLLSPPKSTPH